Proteins encoded by one window of Rutidosis leptorrhynchoides isolate AG116_Rl617_1_P2 chromosome 7, CSIRO_AGI_Rlap_v1, whole genome shotgun sequence:
- the LOC139858037 gene encoding uncharacterized protein: protein MDFWQKARTFAEDAAKRSQELTKEAAKRSQELTKEAAKRSQDFTIGSSKLSEIVSEASKRSKEIATEASKKADLIKIEALKRADQIRAQIPSTSAAISQFVVDSSPSPSSSAANGAGGNVSQVDLEKFGITDELREFVKEITINTFRDFPLEDDTEVSDVPTISNVRQDLTKFQEIHAKLVLSTVKEISKLRYELCPRVMRERKFWRIYFLIVNSHVIPYEKRYMEAEEENKVSDGKVTEDSAVGSSTTETVSKTEASEETLKTKNATKKSTDQDLDVFLLGDLGDSDEGPDDGDDGLDDDDFDKL, encoded by the exons ATGGATTTCTGGCAAAAAGCTCGAACATTCGCCGAAGATGCAGCCAAAAGATCACAAGAGCTAACAAAAGAAGCAGCTAAACGATCACAAGAGCTTACAAAAGAAGCCGCGAAACGGTCACAGGATTTCACAATTGGATCATCTAAATTATCAGAAATCGTATCCGAAGCATCGAAACGATCTAAAGAGATCGCGACTGAAGCGTCGAAGAAAGCTGATTTGATAAAAATTGAAGCGTTGAAACGTGCAGATCAGATTAGAGCTCAGATTCCGTCTACTTCTGCTGCGATCTCGCAATTCGTTGTTGATTCTTCGCCGTCGCCGTCGTCTTCTGCGGCGAACGGTGCTGGTGGTAATGTGTCGCAGGTAGATCTCGAGAAGTTTGGGATTACGGATGAGTTGCGAGAGTTTGTGAAGGAGATTACGATAAATACATTTCGTGATTTTCCGTTAGAAG ATGACACAGAAGTGTCTGATGTACCTACAATCTCAAATGTTCGACAGGATCTTACAAAGTTTCAGGAAATACACGCTAAACTTGTTCTCTCAACTGTAAAG GAAATCTCAAAGTTGAGGTATGAGTTGTGCCCACGGGTCATGAGAGAAAGGAAATTCTGGAGGATATATTTTCTAATAGTAAATAGTCACGTGATTCC TTATGAAAAGCGTTACATGGAAGCAGAAGAAGAAAATAAAGTATCTGATGGAAAGGTGACAGAAGATTCGGCAGTGGGGAGTTCGACAACTGAAACTGTTTCGAAAACAGAAGCAAGCGAAGAAACTTTAAAGACTAAAAATGCAACGAAAAAGTCGACTGACCAGGACTTGGATGTCTTTCTTTTGGGTGATCTCGGTGACAGTGATGAAGGACCAG ATGACGGAGATGATGGCttggatgatgatgattttgacaaACTATAA